CAGCTCTATTTCAATTTCATTAACTATGATGATAATTTACTTAATTCTGGCATTAGTTGCAGGAAAAGAATATGTTGAAAAGGAATTAAGCAGCGGAGATAACTTTTTAGTATTTGCAATTATTCAGGCTATAACATTTGCAGCGGGAGTTTATATTATTTTATCAGGTGTTAGACTTGTTCTTGCTGAAATAGTTCCAGCCTTTGTAGGATTTTCTGAAAAGCTTGTACCAAATGCAAAACCTGCACTTGACTGTCCAATCGTATTCCCTTATGCGCCAAATGCTGTACTTATAGGATTTTTATGCAGCTTTTTAGGAGGAGTTATTGGATTATTTATGCTCGGTATGTTAAAATGGACTCTTATCTTGCCAGGAGTAGTTCCTCATTTCTTCTGCGGAGCGACAGCAGGTGTATTTGGAAACGCTACTGGTGGTAGAAGAGGTGCTTCAATTGGAGCCTTTGCAAATGGACTGCTATTAACATTCCTGCCTGTAATTTTATTACCAGTGCTAGGAAATTTAGGATTTGCAAACACTACATTCTCTGATGCAGATTTTGTAACAGTTGGAATTGTATTAGGTAATATGGCAAAACATATATCTCCAGTAGTAATTTCTGGAATAATCGTTGGAATAACTGCTATTTTAGTAGCCTTTGGATTTGTACCTTCAAAAAAATCAGAATAAATCATTGTTAAAACTGAATAACAATTGACTATCATTTGGAAGGAGCAAAAAATGAATAGTGATTATAATGAAAAAGTGAAAGAAATGAAAAAATTAGCCGCCAATATTAGGATAAATACACTAAAATCCCTTACTAATTTAGGTTTTGGGCATTACGGCGGGAGTTTATCAATCGTTGAAATATTAGCAGTACTGTATGGCGGCATTATGAATGTTGATGCTAAAAATCCACATTGGGAAGGCAGAGATTATTTTGTGCTGTCAAAAGGGCATGCAGGCCCTGCACTCTATACAACTTTAGCTTTAAAAGGATTTTTCCCGCTTGAAGAAATTTACACATTAAATAAGAATGGAACAAATTTGCCAAGCCATCCGGATAGACTCAAAACAAAAGGAATTGATGCAACAACAGGTTCTCTAGGGCAAGGAATCTCAATTGCCACAGGAATTGCAAAAGCCTTACAAATAGATAAAAAATCTAATAGGGTATTCTGTATTGTTGGAGATGGAGAAATAAATGAAGGACAGTGCTGGGAAGCATTTCAGTTTATTGCTCACCATAACTTAAATAATTTAACGGTGTTCCTCGATTACAACAAAAAACAGCTGGACGGTGCTTTGGATGAAATAATAAAGCCATTCTCTTTTGAGGAAAAAATGAAATCATTCGGCTTTGATGCTGTTACTGTAAAAGGAAATGATATTGAAAAAATGTATGATATTTTGAAAGTGCCTCGTAAAAACAATGAAAAACCACTATTTGTAATACTTGACACTATAAAAGGGCAAGGTGTCGAATACATTGAAAAATTGAAAAATTCACATCATCTAAGATTGACTGATGAACTAAAGCGGGAAATCGAAAAGGCGATAAAGGATTTGGAAAGCGAGGTGGAATAAATGATAAAAATTTATAATGGAACTCCAAAAAAAGATGAAATAGAAATGAGAAAAGTTTATTCTTCCAAACTTTGTGAATTACTGGAAAAACATAATAAAATTGTAGCTCTTGAAGCTGACTTAATGAACGCAATTACAACTGACAAGATACAGGATAAATACCCTGAAAGAGTGATAAACTGCGGTATAATGGAAGCGAATATGATAGGTGTCGCAGCTGGAATGTCCATTGCTGGAAAATACCCCTTCGCACATACTTTTACAGCTTTCGCAAGTCGAAGATGCTTTGATCAGTTATTTATGTCAGGGTCATATCAGAAAAATAATATTAAAATAATCGCTTCTGACGCAGGAGTAACTTCCGCCCATAATGGAGGAACTCACATGTCCTTTGAAGATATGGGAATAATGAGAGGACTTGCCAATACAGTTGTACTGGAAGTGACAGATGCGGCAATGTTTGAAAATATTCTCGAACAAATTGCCATAAAAGATGGCTTCTACTGGATTAGAACAATTAGAAAAAATGCATCAACAATTTATGAAAAAGGCTCAACTTTTGAAATTGGAAAAGGAAATTTATTAAAAGATGGTTCAGATATCACTTTAATTGCTAATGGAATTATGGTGGCAGAAGCCTTGAAAACAGCAGAAAAATTGGAAAACGAAGGAATAAATGCCGCTGTAATAGATATGTTTACTTTAAATCCAATAGATAGGGAATTAATCAAAAAATATGCACAAAAAACAGGGAAAATAGTAACTTGTGAAAACCATAGTATTCACAATGCTTTAGGAAGTGCAGTCGCTGAAGTAATTGCTGAAACTGGAGACGCAAAATTAAGAAGAATTGGAATAAAGGAAAGATTTGGGCAAGTTGGAACTTTGGATTTTTTGATGAATGAATATGAGTTGACTGCAGAGCATATTTATAAAGCTGCGATGGAATTATTAAAAGATTAAAATAAAAAATATCGATTTATTAAG
This is a stretch of genomic DNA from Leptotrichia hofstadii. It encodes these proteins:
- a CDS encoding transketolase family protein — encoded protein: MIKIYNGTPKKDEIEMRKVYSSKLCELLEKHNKIVALEADLMNAITTDKIQDKYPERVINCGIMEANMIGVAAGMSIAGKYPFAHTFTAFASRRCFDQLFMSGSYQKNNIKIIASDAGVTSAHNGGTHMSFEDMGIMRGLANTVVLEVTDAAMFENILEQIAIKDGFYWIRTIRKNASTIYEKGSTFEIGKGNLLKDGSDITLIANGIMVAEALKTAEKLENEGINAAVIDMFTLNPIDRELIKKYAQKTGKIVTCENHSIHNALGSAVAEVIAETGDAKLRRIGIKERFGQVGTLDFLMNEYELTAEHIYKAAMELLKD
- a CDS encoding transketolase — its product is MNSDYNEKVKEMKKLAANIRINTLKSLTNLGFGHYGGSLSIVEILAVLYGGIMNVDAKNPHWEGRDYFVLSKGHAGPALYTTLALKGFFPLEEIYTLNKNGTNLPSHPDRLKTKGIDATTGSLGQGISIATGIAKALQIDKKSNRVFCIVGDGEINEGQCWEAFQFIAHHNLNNLTVFLDYNKKQLDGALDEIIKPFSFEEKMKSFGFDAVTVKGNDIEKMYDILKVPRKNNEKPLFVILDTIKGQGVEYIEKLKNSHHLRLTDELKREIEKAIKDLESEVE
- a CDS encoding PTS ascorbate transporter subunit IIC translates to MKSLLTLIVDILKVPSILVGLIAMIGLLVQKKPATDIVKGTIKTILGFLVLGGGAGLVVNSLAPMGSMFEQGFHVQGIVPNNEAIVSLALKEYGTITALIMALGMFWNIFIARFTKLKYIFLTGHHTLYMACMIGIILKVGGFEGPLLVIIGSLTLGLVMAIFPALAQPYVRKITGSDDVGFGHFSTIGYVLSGFVGSLVGKGSKSTEEMKLPKNLSFLRDSSISISLTMMIIYLILALVAGKEYVEKELSSGDNFLVFAIIQAITFAAGVYIILSGVRLVLAEIVPAFVGFSEKLVPNAKPALDCPIVFPYAPNAVLIGFLCSFLGGVIGLFMLGMLKWTLILPGVVPHFFCGATAGVFGNATGGRRGASIGAFANGLLLTFLPVILLPVLGNLGFANTTFSDADFVTVGIVLGNMAKHISPVVISGIIVGITAILVAFGFVPSKKSE